ACTCCGGCAGCAACCTCGACCAGGACATCATCCAGACCGATCGCGAGACGGTCTGGCATCACCTGACCCAGCACACGCAATTTGAGACCAGCGATCCGATGGTGATTGTGCGCGGCGAAGGTATGCGCGTGACCGATGCCAGGGGGCGGGAATTTCTCGATGCCACCTCCGGTGGTGTCTGGTCGGTGAATGTGGGCTATGGCCGCACAGAAATCGCCGACGCGGTGCGCGAGCAGCTGGTGGAGATGTGTTATTTCGCCAATACCGCCGGCAGTATTCCCGGCGCGAAGTTTGCCGCAAAGCTGCTGGAAAAACTGCCCCAAATGGGACGGGTCTACTACTCCAACTCCGGCTCCGAAGCCAACGAAAAAGCCTACAAAATGGTGCGCCAGCTGGCGCATATGGAAGGCGATGGCCGCAAGCATAAGATCATCTATCGCGACCGCGACTACCACGGCACCACCATCGGCGCACTGAGTTCTACCGGCCAGTTCGAACGCAAGGAGCAGTATGGGCCTTTTGCTCCCGGCTTCGTGTCATTCAAACACTGCTGCTGCTATCGCTGCCCGTTTGGCAAAAGCTACGGCAATTGCGATATAGAGTGCGCGCGGGATCTGGAAACCGTGATCCAGCAGGAGGGACCGGACACCGTGGGCGCGGTGGTGCTTGAGCCGATCACCGCCGGCGGTGGCGTGATTCCACCAGTGCCCGAATATTTCCCGATCATTCAGCAGATCTGCCGCAAATACGATGTGCTGTTGCATATCGACGAGGTGGTCTGCGGACTTGGCCGCACCGGCGAGTGGTTTGGCCACCAGCACTACGACGTCGCACCGGATATCGTCACCATGGCCAAGGGTGTGGCCAGTGGCTATGCCGCCATTTCCTGCACGGTTACCACCGAATCCCTGTTCGAACGCTTCAAGGCACAGCCGCAAGAGCGGCTCGGTTATTTTCGCGATATCAGCACGTTTGCCGGATGCACTGCCGGGCCCGCAGCAGGGCTGGTGAATGTGGAAATCATCGAGCGCGAAAAACTGTTGCACAACGTGCGCGAGCGCGGTGCCCAGCTGATGCGCGGGCTTGAATGGCTGAAACAGGAGCACGAGCTGGTCGGGGATGTGCGCGGTGTGGGATTGTTCGCCGGCCTTGAGCTGGTGAGTGACCGTGACCGTCGCACGCCAGTAGCGGAACAGTTGGCGGCCGCGGTAGCGGCACACTGCGCCGAGGCGGGGGTATTGATTGGGCGCACCAACCGCAGCTTCAAAGAGTTCAACAACACCCTGTGTCTGAGCCCGGCGCTGATCGCCACCGCCGCAGATATCGACGGCATTTTACATGCGCTGGACCAGTCGCTGGCCAGGGCTTCCAACAAGCAAGCGGCGATCGCGTGACCCGCTTGTCGTCTCCTGAATAAACATTACTGATCACACACCAGCCGCCCCGTATTGGGGCGGCTGGTACGCATTGTGCAGTGCATGCCATTAGGCACATTTGTGTGCGATAAAAAATAGAGCGGGGAATGTTGTATGCAGTACAGAACACCGGCCGGACGACCAGCTTCCATTTTTCAAGGTACACGGCGATCACTGCTGCTCGCCGTATTATCCGTTTTACCAACCGTGGCAAACGCGGCAGAAGCCGGAGCTATCGATGCCTGGATCAATAGCGCTATGGCGCCCGTTACTCAGGCACTTTCCGCTGTGGTGTTTTACTCGGTGCCGGTATTCGGTGCCGATCTGCCGCTGGTGGTCCTGTGGCTGGTGATTGCGGCGATATTCTTCACCGTGTATTTCGGCTTTATCAATCTGCGTGGCCTGTCCCACGCACTGCGTATCGTAAGTGGCAAGCACAAAATCACGGTTCAGGATTCCGATGGCACCAGCGGTGAAGTCTCGCACTTCCAGGCACTGGCTACGGCGGTGTCGGGCACCGTGGGTATTGGCAATATCGGCGGTGTAGCCGTGGCTATCTCCGTGGGTGGCCCCGGTGCGGCGTTCTGGATGATCGTTGCCGGTGTGCTGGGTATGGCGACCAAATTTGTCGAGTGCACCCTGGGTACCCTGTATCGCCGGGAAAATCCCGACGGCTCCGTGTCCGGCGGTCCCATGTACTATCTCGAGCGCGGGTTTGCGCAAAAAGGCTTTACTCGCTCGGGTAAATTCCTCGGCCGGCTGTATGCGGTGGGCATTGTGATTGGCTGCCTGGGTATCGGCAATATGTTTCAGGCCAATCAGGCCTATATGCAGTTCGTTAATGTGACCGGTGGTACGGGCGAAAGCTGGTTTGCCGATAAGGGCTGGGTGTTTGGCCTCGGTCTCGCGGTGCTGGTGGCACTGGTGATTGTCGGCGGTATTCGCAGTATTGCGCGGGTCACTGGCAAGGTGGTGCCGTTTATGGCGCTCTTCTATTGTATCGGTGCGCTGGTGATTCTGATGATGAACCGCGAGGCACTTCCTTTTGCATTCGGTGCGATTTTCGAAGGTGCGTTCAGTGCAGAGGGTGTGGCAGGCGGTGTCCTGGGGGTGATGGTGGTCGGCTTCCAGCGCGCAGTGTTTTCCAATGAAGCGGGTATTGGTTCCGCAGCCATCGCGCACTCCGCGGTAAAAACCAACGACCCGGTGACGGAAGGTTATGTAGCCCTGCTGGAACCCTTTATCGATACCGTGATTATCAGCACCATGACCGCGTTGGTGATCATTACTACCCTGTATTACGTGCCCGGATTTACCCAGGGGCTGGGCGGTATCGAGATGACCTCACTGGCGTTTGAGCGCAATGTGAGCTGGTCGCCGTATTTCATCGCGCTCGCCGGTTTCCTGTTTGCCTTTTCCACCCTGATTGCCTGGGCTTACTACGGACTGAAAGGCTGGACCTATCTGGTGGGCGAAGGCAAAAAAGGCGAGGCGGCCTTTAAACTATTTTTCTGTTTGTTTGTGGTGATCGGTTGCAGTATCCAGTTGAGCGCGATTCTCGATTTTTCTGATGCCATGGTGTTCTTCATCTGTGTGCCGAATATTATCGGCCTGTATATGCTTGCACCGGTGGCAAAACGTTATCTGACAGAGCACAACGAAAAATTCCGCACGCAAGTTGGCGAAAACACTTTGCCGGATACTGTCGGCAACTCCTGAATATTCCCAATTCTGAATTCCTGACCTGGCCGCCGAGGATATTCCTCGGCGGCTTTTTTGTCCCTGGGTCGGTTTCGGTAAAAAAAGAATGCACGTTTGTGGTGCCGGGTGCCAATGTGGCGCAGATAGCGAGTATTTTTCGGGGCAAATATTTTCGCTTGGTCCTATGTGTTGCTAATGGCTGGTCCTATCGCCACAGGGAAAGGAGTCTTTAACCTGATCTCAACCATTGCCGGTCCTTGTTTGTGGTATTGCGGCCAGGCGCCAGAAATCAGAAAAAGACTGGAGTTTCCCATGAATAAACCGTTCCCCCGGCATACCCTTGCCGCCGCCATCCTTACCGTCAGTGCCGTGCCGGCCTTTGCGCAGCAAACCCTGGAAGAAGTCAGCGTAACGGCGCAGAAACGTGAAAGTAATCTACAGAGCACCGCGATGGCGGTAACGGCACTCACCGGTGACGC
This is a stretch of genomic DNA from Microbulbifer bruguierae. It encodes these proteins:
- a CDS encoding aminotransferase family protein translates to MIQTADTNTDSGSNLDQDIIQTDRETVWHHLTQHTQFETSDPMVIVRGEGMRVTDARGREFLDATSGGVWSVNVGYGRTEIADAVREQLVEMCYFANTAGSIPGAKFAAKLLEKLPQMGRVYYSNSGSEANEKAYKMVRQLAHMEGDGRKHKIIYRDRDYHGTTIGALSSTGQFERKEQYGPFAPGFVSFKHCCCYRCPFGKSYGNCDIECARDLETVIQQEGPDTVGAVVLEPITAGGGVIPPVPEYFPIIQQICRKYDVLLHIDEVVCGLGRTGEWFGHQHYDVAPDIVTMAKGVASGYAAISCTVTTESLFERFKAQPQERLGYFRDISTFAGCTAGPAAGLVNVEIIEREKLLHNVRERGAQLMRGLEWLKQEHELVGDVRGVGLFAGLELVSDRDRRTPVAEQLAAAVAAHCAEAGVLIGRTNRSFKEFNNTLCLSPALIATAADIDGILHALDQSLARASNKQAAIA
- a CDS encoding alanine/glycine:cation symporter family protein; amino-acid sequence: MQYRTPAGRPASIFQGTRRSLLLAVLSVLPTVANAAEAGAIDAWINSAMAPVTQALSAVVFYSVPVFGADLPLVVLWLVIAAIFFTVYFGFINLRGLSHALRIVSGKHKITVQDSDGTSGEVSHFQALATAVSGTVGIGNIGGVAVAISVGGPGAAFWMIVAGVLGMATKFVECTLGTLYRRENPDGSVSGGPMYYLERGFAQKGFTRSGKFLGRLYAVGIVIGCLGIGNMFQANQAYMQFVNVTGGTGESWFADKGWVFGLGLAVLVALVIVGGIRSIARVTGKVVPFMALFYCIGALVILMMNREALPFAFGAIFEGAFSAEGVAGGVLGVMVVGFQRAVFSNEAGIGSAAIAHSAVKTNDPVTEGYVALLEPFIDTVIISTMTALVIITTLYYVPGFTQGLGGIEMTSLAFERNVSWSPYFIALAGFLFAFSTLIAWAYYGLKGWTYLVGEGKKGEAAFKLFFCLFVVIGCSIQLSAILDFSDAMVFFICVPNIIGLYMLAPVAKRYLTEHNEKFRTQVGENTLPDTVGNS